The Chthonomonas sp. genome includes a window with the following:
- a CDS encoding SurA N-terminal domain-containing protein translates to MSITSIRNFIEKSGCGLIVGIVIALMMVVGIWSGSCSKSKRIEDERAAAGASPAVATIGETKLTHVMFDDAITKALSQTASMGNSLDTPPAESDAMTAAEAVFQETQIRLLNVLASEQGITISDDAIKTAVTSEFDMRVSQFRQSLVGSKKLAATATDAQFAEVFAKETGKPLADMKAEFIESTMGSPTEKAQRAVSLSVEELQKKLVAKLTFTDEDLKRANDMFNVQRIFVPGDKEVVLKKAAADLAAGKDFDAVRKEVNAQVPQQERPEPPMSYATLIAKKELASLKTLAAGKTTPIIEIDGGRAIYKLVSVKSNPPKDFAKEKPQLQSSVAAQVGTQQLLAQVDSRANTDLKWTDRSFQYLYQVRKIMMSGDFTAADRETLTTIATDSANPEPGSQRYMAFAQLLASNQLWSKYTAAEKQQNRDARIEQLMRVLAELEDVSIRIDVATLLGEKGDVGMGDQLVRAASANAGSIGIAGGEYSQKLQAQFAIAKTKKLATPDEVKQIEASLSQFVANRAAYAAEQKRQAEEQKKIDEENKKAEEENRKAEEARKKAAGATAQPKTPTEGVNSSDLTKPSGGVSSSDLTKPQTPPSKP, encoded by the coding sequence TTGTCCATTACTTCGATTCGTAACTTCATTGAAAAGTCCGGATGCGGCCTGATCGTCGGCATCGTGATCGCCCTAATGATGGTCGTCGGCATCTGGTCTGGAAGTTGTTCCAAGAGTAAGCGGATCGAAGACGAAAGAGCCGCTGCCGGGGCGTCTCCCGCCGTAGCGACCATCGGCGAGACAAAGCTCACCCACGTGATGTTTGACGATGCCATAACGAAGGCGCTTAGTCAGACTGCGAGCATGGGCAACTCCTTGGATACACCGCCCGCCGAGTCAGATGCGATGACCGCCGCCGAAGCAGTCTTCCAAGAGACCCAGATCCGACTCCTCAATGTGCTGGCATCGGAGCAAGGGATCACAATCTCCGATGACGCGATCAAGACAGCGGTTACGAGCGAGTTCGACATGCGAGTAAGCCAGTTCCGGCAGTCGCTCGTGGGGTCGAAAAAGCTCGCCGCCACCGCGACGGACGCTCAATTCGCCGAGGTGTTTGCTAAGGAGACCGGAAAGCCGCTTGCAGACATGAAGGCCGAATTCATCGAGAGCACAATGGGCTCTCCGACTGAGAAAGCGCAGCGAGCAGTCTCCCTGTCCGTTGAAGAGCTTCAAAAGAAGCTCGTGGCAAAGCTCACCTTCACCGACGAGGACCTCAAGCGCGCCAACGACATGTTCAATGTTCAGCGCATTTTCGTCCCCGGAGACAAGGAGGTCGTGCTGAAGAAAGCAGCGGCCGACCTCGCCGCGGGCAAAGATTTCGACGCGGTAAGAAAGGAAGTCAACGCACAGGTTCCGCAGCAAGAGCGTCCCGAGCCCCCGATGTCGTATGCGACTCTGATCGCAAAGAAGGAGCTCGCGTCGCTAAAGACCCTCGCTGCAGGCAAGACAACACCCATTATCGAAATCGATGGAGGCAGGGCGATCTACAAACTGGTGTCCGTGAAATCGAACCCGCCGAAGGACTTCGCCAAGGAGAAGCCACAGCTACAGTCGTCGGTCGCCGCTCAGGTAGGGACCCAGCAACTCCTGGCGCAAGTGGATAGCCGAGCCAATACCGACCTCAAGTGGACCGACCGGTCATTCCAATATCTGTACCAAGTCAGGAAGATCATGATGAGCGGGGACTTCACCGCCGCCGACCGCGAGACGCTGACCACCATCGCCACAGACTCGGCCAATCCCGAGCCCGGCTCGCAGCGGTACATGGCATTCGCTCAGCTGCTTGCGAGCAACCAGCTCTGGTCGAAGTACACCGCCGCTGAGAAGCAGCAGAATCGTGACGCACGCATCGAACAGCTCATGCGCGTCCTCGCAGAACTTGAGGATGTGAGCATCCGTATTGATGTTGCCACCTTGCTCGGCGAGAAAGGGGATGTCGGGATGGGTGATCAGCTGGTACGTGCGGCGAGCGCGAACGCAGGCAGTATTGGAATCGCGGGTGGCGAGTACTCGCAAAAGCTTCAAGCTCAGTTCGCCATCGCCAAAACCAAAAAGCTCGCGACCCCCGATGAGGTGAAGCAGATCGAGGCTAGCCTTTCGCAGTTCGTCGCAAACAGGGCAGCCTACGCAGCAGAACAGAAGAGGCAGGCCGAAGAGCAGAAGAAGATCGACGAAGAGAACAAGAAGGCCGAAGAGGAGAATCGCAAGGCGGAAGAGGCGCGCAAGAAGGCTGCTGGCGCGACTGCACAGCCGAAAACCCCCACCGAAGGCGTCAATAGCAGCGACCTGACCAAGCCAAGCGGTGGGGTGAGCAGCTCCGATCTGACCAAGCCGCAAACGCCGCCGAGCAAGCCGTAA
- the rsmI gene encoding 16S rRNA (cytidine(1402)-2'-O)-methyltransferase has translation MAGRLVLVATPIGNLGDLSPRVAAALQEADFWIVEDSRVSGRLGVHLGVKKPMVVVNDHVRPGQIQAIVQRLESGECAALMSDGGAPCISDPGSLVVDAAAEAGIDIDAIPGPSAPITALMLSGFFAQRFAFLGFLGRKEGDMRKELKAFAESPLTLVLFESPFRIDTLLRAAGEALGPRRYAITRELTKMHQQVVRGVLPVSPPDGEMPRKGEFTVVFEGLRRADKRKTQDSAAENPFEAS, from the coding sequence ATGGCCGGACGGCTCGTGCTCGTCGCGACTCCCATCGGCAACTTGGGCGATCTCTCGCCCCGAGTGGCGGCGGCATTGCAGGAAGCCGACTTTTGGATCGTTGAGGACTCGCGCGTCAGCGGCCGATTGGGCGTCCACTTGGGCGTGAAGAAGCCGATGGTCGTGGTCAACGACCACGTTCGTCCCGGCCAAATCCAAGCAATCGTCCAGCGCCTCGAGTCCGGGGAGTGCGCAGCGCTCATGAGTGATGGCGGTGCGCCGTGCATCAGCGACCCTGGCAGCTTGGTGGTCGATGCCGCAGCGGAAGCAGGCATCGACATTGACGCGATCCCGGGCCCGAGCGCGCCCATCACCGCACTCATGCTCAGCGGCTTCTTCGCCCAGCGGTTCGCGTTCCTTGGATTCTTGGGACGCAAAGAAGGCGACATGCGTAAAGAACTCAAGGCGTTCGCCGAGTCACCGCTGACCCTCGTTCTCTTTGAATCACCATTCCGGATCGATACTCTCCTGCGCGCGGCGGGGGAGGCGCTCGGCCCCCGACGCTATGCCATCACGCGGGAGTTGACCAAAATGCACCAGCAAGTGGTGCGCGGAGTTTTGCCGGTATCGCCCCCGGATGGCGAAATGCCGCGAAAAGGGGAGTTCACGGTGGTATTCGAAGGACTCCGACGTGCCGATAAGAGAAAAACGCAAGATTCAGCCGCTGAAAATCCCTTCGAAGCGTCTTGA